The DNA segment CGATGCGCGTCCAGGGTGGTGCCGGCCATTCGCTCTGGCATACTTGCACCGTGGCCCCCCGGCCGTCGCCTCCGAAACGAAGAAGACCGTCCTGCGGCAGGCAGCCGTCCGCGCCGTCCACGCCGACGAGAAAGCCAATTCCCTTTGCAAGGGCCATAGTTTCGGTGGTGTAGATACGGCCTTTTTCCACGGTTCGGCGCTCGGAGTCCATGGCGATACCGAGTCTGGGATCGTTCTTCCAGAGGGTGCCGCTATCGACAAGGAGGTTGCTACCGATAGGCTTGCCGGCCAGATAGGCTACAAGACCGTCCCAGTTCAACCAGCGGCCTCTGGTTGGTTTTCCGGGTGTCTCCTGCCGAAATACGGGAAGCATGGGCAAAGGCGCAGGCGTACCGTAGGAAATATTGGGATGAGGCCTGCGGGGGTAGAGGTATGACGCCACGCCTTCCTGTGCCACCACATCGGCAGGCAATGGAAATAAAGGGAGCACTGTATCACTGCCCTCTCCTTTTGCCAGGGTGAAAACTTTCACCCGGAAACTTCCTGGTTGTTCCGGGGTGCCGAGACACTCTCCCAGCCGGCCCTCAGGGGTTGCCTTGCCATCGGCAAACGCTGCCAGGTCAACTTTGCTGCTGGCCAGCATATGCGAACGGATGGCCCCTGCCGCCAGCGAGGGCCAGGGCGGCATCAGTGCTTCCCCGTGATCTCCGGCCGCGCCGAAGAGCCGGTTGCCGCGCAGGTAGAGCACATCCAGAGGTTGCAGAAATAGATATTCGGTCATCGGCTGCCTCCTTGCTCTTCTTTTGATCCTAATCTGCCTTCGCGGGCCAGGAATTCGGCCACGGCGAGGAAATCGGTCATGAACGCCGCTGGATTGTCGCGCCCGGTCCGTCCTTGCGACGTCCGGGCCAGGCGGGCCAGCTCCTTGCCAAGGCGGGCGTTGTTCATTTGGGCTGCCTCGCCCTTGCTCTGCCGCCTGAATTGATAGGCGAGGCTGGTGGCGAGCATGCTTTCATGCTGCTCCGGGTCGGTCATGGCTTTCTCGCCGGGAAGTTGCGCAGCCCAGTCCTGGATGAGGTATGCTGCCCGCCGCGAAAGTCCGGGACCGGCAAAGGCATTGCGCAGCCGGATGAGCAGCCCCATGGGACTTGCCGTCAGTGATTCCATTTCCTTGTTCACGAACCAGGGGCAGGTCAACTCCACAGCGCTGCCGGAGCGTTTGAGCAGCGTCACGGAGAACGCGTCGCGGCCGCCTTCGTTCTTGGCCCGTTTTTCCGTCTGGCGCAGGGTGCGCAGCACCATAGCAAGCGGCGCGGTATGATGGGCGATGACCGCGCCGGTCGAGGCGGTGGCATCTTTTCCCATCATGCGGTAGAGGCGCTTTCTATGCCGGACATGGCCGCGTCCGATATCGAGCCTTTTCTTTTGTTGCCCCAGGACTTCCCGCCAGGCATCAGTATCGTCGTCTCCGCCCGGAAAAATGCCGCTGTACACCAGTCGCAGGAGCAGCATGGTCGGCAGCAGATCGTCCACCGAGACCATGGCCAGAACGTCATCCCCGCCGGAGTAAAGAAGTTTACCCCTGTAGAGGTCTTCGATAACATGGCGCGCGAGTTCCAGGGAAAAACCGTTGAGTGCCCCGGAGATCGCCATATGCCGGGCCGGGGATGGCGAACGGGAGGTCGTGAGGTATTGGCGTAGTGCCTCGTTGTCCCGGGCAAGTTCAAAGGCCTTGGCCTTGACCTGGGAGTGCCAGGTCTCTCCAAATGAAAGGCGGAACTTTTCCTCGCTGCCGCTCAGCCAGGCCCCCATTTTGTCGCCGTCCATCATGATGAGACCGTAGTAGGCCTCGGGTCTGTGCCCGAATACTTCCTCCTTGATCTTCTGTTCAACCTCTCGGATCTGTTCGTAGTCCCCTTCGTCCTTTGCTGCTTCCCGCAACGTATCCAGGAGAATGGGAAGCCGGCGGCAGAGGAGATTGGCATCCTCATCAGCGTCACGGAGTTGGGCGGCCAGACTTCTCGGCAGAGCTGCCTGTTCCTGGTACCCTTGGAGCTGGGCCGACAGC comes from the Deltaproteobacteria bacterium genome and includes:
- the cmr3 gene encoding type III-B CRISPR module-associated protein Cmr3, translated to MTEYLFLQPLDVLYLRGNRLFGAAGDHGEALMPPWPSLAAGAIRSHMLASSKVDLAAFADGKATPEGRLGECLGTPEQPGSFRVKVFTLAKGEGSDTVLPLFPLPADVVAQEGVASYLYPRRPHPNISYGTPAPLPMLPVFRQETPGKPTRGRWLNWDGLVAYLAGKPIGSNLLVDSGTLWKNDPRLGIAMDSERRTVEKGRIYTTETMALAKGIGFLVGVDGADGCLPQDGLLRFGGDGRGATVQVCQSEWPAPPWTRIAEEKRFRLVLSTPGLFPDGWQLPGLAWENDSIIWHGTDFTARLVAAAINRAEVVSGWDLARHRPKPAQRVAPVGSVYWFDDLEGDPGGLEKLIENGLWPLIDKPDATRMAEGFNNVLVAAWPQE
- the cas10 gene encoding type III-B CRISPR-associated protein Cas10/Cmr2 — protein: MGPDSILFPQLRGVPLVDFWLQQEMGLPEELFKKLEWRKRGTDANPLFAAALPNRFLAVVPASQVRELAETVKEQVRAWVQDEARAAVEELLRAGNIPHQEDLPCFTQAKRQLKDFPEVYWAAVPWSLVKEQDRAVPDTTELAAAMAPFFPEEDNEKPGFLGSNTWQVLSGNIDLDGVSFYCPNPGVLYPALYDLLDRVAAATKSVRPFSQISERGYRCSLCGEREWLTTERKQLDLPPGKRDDTLWAKIAKKKPSWAREGEHLCGLCAMKRLWPSRFVEVVRRAVDIGDVRRYVVSTHTMALATSLGQWLDDPTSLPPWLSAQLQGYQEQAALPRSLAAQLRDADEDANLLCRRLPILLDTLREAAKDEGDYEQIREVEQKIKEEVFGHRPEAYYGLIMMDGDKMGAWLSGSEEKFRLSFGETWHSQVKAKAFELARDNEALRQYLTTSRSPSPARHMAISGALNGFSLELARHVIEDLYRGKLLYSGGDDVLAMVSVDDLLPTMLLLRLVYSGIFPGGDDDTDAWREVLGQQKKRLDIGRGHVRHRKRLYRMMGKDATASTGAVIAHHTAPLAMVLRTLRQTEKRAKNEGGRDAFSVTLLKRSGSAVELTCPWFVNKEMESLTASPMGLLIRLRNAFAGPGLSRRAAYLIQDWAAQLPGEKAMTDPEQHESMLATSLAYQFRRQSKGEAAQMNNARLGKELARLARTSQGRTGRDNPAAFMTDFLAVAEFLAREGRLGSKEEQGGSR